CCATGAGATTTACCAAAGGTTGGTGAACACCACACCAAATCCAAGCGCgacaaagaacaaaagaggTGAACTTGTCGGGCCAGAGCCACCAGAATCGCTAGAGGCCGTAGTTGTCGCCGCGGGCGGACCCGTCGTTGTTGAATTAGAAGCCATATTGCACAAAACAAGAAGCAGTGGACTGTCTCTTCACTTCTCGTGACTTTCGACCCAGGCGAATGAAGGGTTGCGTGATGGCTCCTTGGCAGCGAGGGAGTACGGAGGTGAAATTTAATCAACCCAGTCAAGGATCATCCCTCGACAGGAAAGATGACGATTGAGTCCAAGCACGATCGTCTCTCTCGCAAACGTCGCGCGAACCGACCAGGTGTCAACTCGGTAAGACTGCCACCCAGTTTTAGCGACGCAACTGAGCGCATGCAGCTGGCGATAAATCACTATGAATCAGGCAGGACGGGCTGGCTGATTATGGATCGACAATGGAGCCAAGGAGACCCACCGGCCTAGAATCGATGATGGTTCTCGAGCCGGATTGTTCTTTGGGAGATCGAACAAGTCCAGAAGTCCAGTTGTTAGCACCAAGTCATAGTCCAAAAAGATTGGAATGTGGGGATCCCGCGAATGGCatcaaggaggaagaggtgacCGAagggatgaagaggaggagatgtgAAAAAGGGCGAGAAGCAGACGACCGCATGCGGGTCGCGAGAGGGGGCAAGTCTGAATTTTGGGCGAGAGGGGACGAGGCCGAATGCAGCAAAATAGACACCTGAGGCGAAGAACGACTCGCCACATCGAGCTGTTTAGTGGACACCTGGACACCTGGACACCTAAATTCTGAGGCAACAGAACAGTCTCATACACCATCTCCACTAGCCACGTTAGTGAGAAAAGATCATCTAGGTGATTCACGCAGGTTTCATGTCACTAGTACGTTACAGGTAGCTCTCTGAGCTTTAGTTCTCCCTTGATTTCTGTTTTGGTATAGCTAGGttatatatacatatataaAATATGCAGATTTTCTTATGAAGAGTATTGCTTTAATCTTCGATTGGTCCTGAATTGGAAACCGACCCCGCTGACGAACATAATTCTATGTGCTCCGCCTATCAATCAACAATCACCATCTTCTTTATCCTTCCGCTGAGACCTGTGCATGCTCAAAGTTCCTCAGTACGAAGGATTCCAATTTAATTACCCACCTTCAGCGCCACGATAGCCATGGCTTCTGTCAAACCTAGCGAGCCAACCAACCCTGTGGTCTTTTTTGACCTGGCCCTCGGCGGTAAGCAAAAGAAGCGCGCCTCGTCGTCCACTAGCTCCATATTGTGAATTGATACTGATCAATTCAAAACTAGGCGAGCCCCTTGGCCGTATCAAAATGGAGTTGTTCGCGCATATTACTCCCAAGACTGCTGAAAATTTCCGTCAATTTTGCACCGGAGAGAGCAAAAACCAGAAGGGCCAGCCCCAGGGCTACAAGGGAAGCAAGTTTCACCGAGTGGTACGGACTCAATCTGCCCTCTGTCGTTGCTTTTCCACCGCGCAGTATCGTTTCGACCATTCAAAAGCTCTGTATATCTAACATATTCTGAATAGATTAAAGATTTCATGATTCAGGGGGGTGACTTTGTCAATGGTGACGGCACTGGCAGCTGCACTATCTATGGCACCACGAAGTTTGCTGACGAGAATTTCTCACTGTCGCACGACCGTCCGGGGCTGTTGAGTATGGCGGTGAgttcttcccttcccttGTCACTTCAAACGGTTTCAATTAGTTAGAAATCAGGAGTCTATGGGTTGAAGCGCCGGGTGGGCTGTTTGGTGAAATGTTACTGATGTGAACCAGAACTCTGGCCCCAACACCAATGGCTGTCAATTCTTCATTACAACTGTGGCGACCCCATTCTTGAATAACAAACATGTTGTCTTTGGCCAGGTCATTGACGGGATGGATGTTGTGAAAATGGTAGAGCAGACTCGGACTTACCGAGACAAACCGAACCAGGATGTCACTATTGTACAGTGCGGAGAGATGTGAGCAACGATGCATCGGTTATGACGTTAATCTGAAAGCTGGGAAATGGACGACAACTAGGGGCGAACCCTACACTAATGTGTCTGGGATCGTGTGGAATTCAAATGCATCACAGGACAATGCCGCAATCTTGCAGGCAACAAATTGCATTTGTGTTATCTACACTCATCATAGATACCAAGATGATCACACAGAACTACTCTTGTAACGAAGGTAGCCCGTAGGAATCCGATCGCTTTCAACCCTCCGCGACGATCTGGTTGTAAAATTCGACCCGCCAAGCATAGGCCTTCATGGCTCCCGTTGACCAGAAATCCTTTACGCATTTCCTCAGGTGTTTGCATCTCCGGCTATGGTTCttcattctttttgtttgCCTTACGCTGTTGTGGGAGAGCGATTCTGGCACAGG
This genomic window from Penicillium oxalicum strain HP7-1 chromosome III, whole genome shotgun sequence contains:
- a CDS encoding Peptidyl-prolyl cis-trans isomerase H; translated protein: MASVKPSEPTNPVVFFDLALGGEPLGRIKMELFAHITPKTAENFRQFCTGESKNQKGQPQGYKGSKFHRVIKDFMIQGGDFVNGDGTGSCTIYGTTKFADENFSLSHDRPGLLSMANSGPNTNGCQFFITTVATPFLNNKHVVFGQVIDGMDVVKMVEQTRTYRDKPNQDVTIVQCGEM